The following coding sequences are from one Buchnera aphidicola (Melaphis rhois) window:
- the dksA gene encoding RNA polymerase-binding protein DksA — protein sequence MQKEKNKKQSSLSILFMAGVKPYENTKNERYMNTKQINHFKKILVAWANQLKNGIPQNKLYIQEKATNFPDPIDRAVQEEEFSFELRHRDRERKLIDKIEKTLKKVEENDFGYCDSCGVEIGIRRLEARPTADLCIDCKTLAEIREKQMLG from the coding sequence ATGCAGAAAGAAAAAAATAAAAAACAATCTTCTTTAAGTATACTATTCATGGCTGGAGTAAAACCTTACGAAAATACAAAAAACGAAAGATATATGAACACAAAACAAATTAATCATTTTAAAAAAATTCTCGTCGCTTGGGCTAATCAATTGAAAAATGGTATACCCCAAAACAAATTATATATACAAGAAAAAGCTACAAACTTCCCAGATCCTATTGATCGTGCTGTACAAGAAGAAGAATTTAGTTTTGAATTACGTCATCGAGATAGAGAAAGAAAGTTAATAGATAAAATAGAAAAAACTTTAAAAAAAGTTGAAGAAAACGATTTTGGTTATTGCGATTCATGTGGAGTAGAAATTGGAATACGTAGACTAGAAGCAAGACCTACTGCTGATTTATGTATAGATTGCAAAACATTAGCAGAAATCAGAGAAAAACAAATGTTAGGATAA
- the thrA gene encoding bifunctional aspartate kinase/homoserine dehydrogenase I has protein sequence MKILKFGGTSLENAAKFLFVSNIIEKNYKSEQIAVILSAPANVTNLLNDIIEKAINKKNILSDVNLIKNIFFKIVSNIYDENKNFPYKIIIEKINNKFEKLKQIIHGINLLNQCPDNIRAKIICYGELLSVTIMDGILQSKYYKVTIIDPVKNLLVIGKNYLDSIIDIPISTKRINEINIPKNHIILMAGFIAGNKNNELVVLGRNGSDYSAAILSVCLKGNICEIWTDVDGVYTCDPKIVKDAKLLKFLSYQEAIEFSHFGAKVLHPKTILPISQFNIPCLIKNTINPNSIGTIICQNSNENTMFIKGVANLNDIAMFNISSSKMNNMTKISSRILSSMSSIGIWMILIIQSSSEFDINFCILQNYVKITRNILENEFQLELKNKLLKPIKIIEKLAILSVIGSGIKNQEENVFSKIFLALARNNINIFAISQGSLQNSISIVIKNDSIMSGVKAVHSVLFNKNSIIELFLIGIGGVGKALLDQLGAQQNSLKLKHIDILVYGIANSKKFLINTNGINLKDWNKNFSIATDLFDINSLINLSKTNNLINPVVVDCTSDNNIANQYPILLSNGFNVVTSNKKANTSSLKYYKEIRLAALHTNKKFLYETNVGAGLPVIENLKNLLNAGDKLIHFKGILSGSLSFIFGKLEENIPLSKAIKQAQQLGFTEPNPKDDLSGIDVARKLLILAREIGLKLELKDILIEPILPKDFNYISNTNNFIEQLTVLDKIFSDRIKKTKKIGKTLRYIGIINKEGQCQVKLDEVDKRDPLYDIKNGENALVFYSKYYQPVPLVLRGYGAGNNVTAAGVFSDILRVLP, from the coding sequence ATGAAAATTCTTAAATTTGGCGGTACTTCTCTTGAAAATGCAGCAAAGTTTTTGTTTGTGTCCAACATAATTGAAAAAAACTATAAATCAGAACAAATAGCTGTTATACTCTCCGCACCTGCAAATGTTACTAACCTATTAAATGACATAATTGAAAAAGCAATTAATAAAAAAAATATATTATCCGATGTTAACTTAATAAAAAATATTTTTTTTAAAATAGTTTCTAACATATATGATGAAAATAAAAATTTTCCATATAAAATAATAATAGAAAAAATCAATAACAAATTTGAAAAGCTGAAACAAATTATACATGGAATAAATTTATTAAACCAATGCCCTGATAACATTCGTGCTAAAATAATTTGTTATGGAGAATTATTATCTGTAACTATTATGGATGGTATTTTACAATCTAAATATTATAAAGTTACTATTATTGATCCAGTTAAAAATCTTTTAGTAATAGGTAAAAACTACCTAGATTCTATAATTGATATTCCAATATCTACTAAAAGAATTAATGAAATAAATATTCCAAAAAATCATATTATACTGATGGCTGGTTTTATAGCTGGAAATAAAAATAACGAACTAGTAGTATTAGGGCGCAACGGTTCTGACTACTCTGCAGCGATTTTATCTGTATGTTTAAAAGGAAATATTTGCGAAATTTGGACAGATGTGGATGGAGTATATACATGCGATCCTAAAATAGTAAAAGATGCTAAACTATTAAAATTTCTGTCATATCAAGAAGCTATAGAATTCTCTCATTTTGGAGCGAAAGTACTACATCCAAAAACAATTTTACCTATTTCACAATTTAACATTCCATGCTTAATTAAAAATACTATAAATCCAAATTCTATCGGGACAATAATATGCCAAAATTCCAATGAAAATACAATGTTTATTAAAGGAGTTGCTAATCTTAATGACATAGCTATGTTCAATATTTCAAGTTCTAAAATGAATAATATGACTAAAATATCATCTCGAATTTTGTCTTCTATGTCTTCTATAGGAATTTGGATGATATTAATCATCCAATCTTCTTCAGAATTTGATATCAATTTTTGTATACTTCAAAATTATGTAAAAATAACTCGTAATATATTAGAAAATGAATTTCAACTAGAACTAAAAAATAAACTATTAAAACCAATAAAAATAATAGAAAAATTAGCTATTTTATCTGTAATAGGATCAGGAATAAAAAATCAAGAAGAAAATGTATTTTCTAAAATATTTTTAGCGTTAGCTAGGAATAATATAAATATATTCGCTATTTCTCAAGGATCTTTACAAAATTCTATTTCAATAGTAATAAAAAATGATTCTATCATGTCTGGAGTTAAAGCAGTTCATAGTGTGTTATTTAATAAAAACAGTATAATCGAATTATTTTTAATTGGAATTGGAGGGGTCGGAAAAGCTTTACTAGATCAGTTAGGCGCACAACAAAATTCATTAAAACTAAAACATATCGATATACTAGTATATGGAATAGCTAATTCAAAAAAATTTCTTATCAACACGAACGGAATTAATTTAAAAGATTGGAATAAAAATTTTTCTATTGCTACTGACTTATTTGATATAAACAGTTTAATTAACTTGTCTAAAACAAATAATTTAATTAATCCAGTTGTCGTCGATTGTACTTCTGATAACAATATAGCAAATCAGTATCCTATTTTACTTTCTAATGGGTTCAATGTCGTTACATCTAATAAAAAAGCAAATACATCTAGTTTAAAATACTACAAAGAAATTAGATTAGCTGCTTTACATACAAATAAAAAGTTTTTATACGAAACAAATGTTGGAGCTGGTTTACCTGTAATAGAAAATTTAAAAAATTTGCTCAATGCTGGAGATAAATTAATACATTTCAAAGGTATTTTATCTGGTTCATTATCTTTTATTTTTGGAAAATTAGAAGAAAATATTCCGTTGTCTAAGGCAATCAAACAAGCACAACAATTAGGGTTTACTGAACCTAATCCGAAAGATGATCTATCTGGAATCGACGTAGCAAGAAAGCTATTAATACTAGCACGAGAAATTGGCCTAAAATTAGAACTAAAAGACATCTTAATTGAGCCAATACTACCTAAAGATTTTAATTATATTTCGAACACTAACAACTTTATAGAACAACTTACAGTATTAGACAAAATATTTTCTGATCGAATCAAAAAAACTAAAAAAATAGGAAAAACTCTTCGATACATTGGCATAATTAATAAAGAAGGACAATGCCAAGTAAAATTAGATGAAGTGGATAAAAGAGATCCATTATATGACATTAAAAATGGAGAAAATGCATTAGTTTTTTATAGCAAATATTATCAACCCGTTCCATTAGTACTAAGAGGATATGGCGCAGGAAATAATGTAACTGCTGCTGGGGTGTTTTCTGACATATTACGAGTATTACCATGA
- the truA gene encoding tRNA pseudouridine(38-40) synthase TruA: MNERTTQKVKIALGIEYQGSNYHGWQYQKLASNIQEKVERALSIIANHVVEVYCAGRTDSGVHSTGQVVHFYTSSIRNYSSWTVGVNHYLPKDISILWKQEVPECFHARHSAISRRYRYIIYNYKCRSSIFFKGLYSFYKKLDVFKMNRAAQYLVGEHDFTSFQAINCQSITPIRKILFLKVYSIRRLVIIDIVASSFLYRMVRNIVGCLIEIGISKYSEYWIKELLSYKDRRLASPTAKSEGLYLVDVKYPNIFNLPHSPIGPFFIYK; encoded by the coding sequence ATGAACGAAAGAACAACCCAAAAAGTAAAAATTGCATTAGGTATAGAATATCAAGGTAGTAACTATCACGGATGGCAATATCAAAAATTAGCATCAAATATTCAAGAGAAAGTAGAAAGAGCATTGTCGATTATTGCAAATCATGTAGTAGAAGTGTATTGTGCAGGAAGAACTGACTCTGGAGTTCATAGTACTGGACAGGTAGTACATTTTTATACTTCTTCAATTAGAAACTATAGTTCTTGGACTGTTGGTGTAAATCATTATTTACCAAAAGATATTTCTATATTGTGGAAACAAGAAGTTCCAGAATGTTTTCATGCACGTCATAGTGCTATATCACGAAGATATCGTTACATTATTTACAATTATAAATGTAGATCATCTATTTTTTTTAAAGGATTATATAGTTTTTATAAAAAGTTAGATGTATTTAAAATGAATCGTGCTGCTCAGTATTTAGTAGGTGAACACGATTTTACTTCATTTCAAGCTATTAATTGTCAATCAATTACTCCTATTAGAAAAATTTTATTTTTGAAAGTATATAGTATACGTCGATTAGTCATTATAGATATTGTAGCAAGTTCGTTTTTATATCGTATGGTTCGTAATATAGTAGGGTGTTTAATTGAGATAGGTATATCTAAATATAGTGAATACTGGATCAAAGAACTGTTATCCTATAAGGATAGGAGATTAGCATCACCTACTGCTAAATCTGAAGGTTTATATTTAGTAGATGTAAAATATCCCAATATTTTTAATTTACCACATAGTCCTATTGGTCCGTTTTTTATATATAAATGA